In Planococcus versutus, the DNA window AATTACTCGCGGGCTTACGTTCATCACTTGATCCGCGCAGATGAAACATTCGGAATTCGACTTACTAGTTATCATAACCTGCAGTTTCTGTTAAACTTAATGGGACAGGTGCGTCAAGCAATTCGAGAAGACCGCCTGGGAGATTTTCGCGAAGAATTTTTTGAAGCGTATGGTTTCAATAAGCCCAATGCTAAAAATTTCTGAGTTTGTACGAGAATAGAGAAAGTGAAAGGGGGAAATTGAATAATGGAAACGTTAATTGCGTTATCACCTTTACTATTAATGTTCTTGCTAATGTGGTTTTTCATCATCCGTCCTGCTCAAAAGCGTCAGAAGGCAACGAAAAACATGCAGTCTGAACTAAGACGTGGCGATCGTATCGTGACAATCGGTGGCTTACACGGACTTGTGGATGCTGTAGACGATGCAACAGTTTACATCACTGTAGCTGATGGCACGCGCATGCAGTTTGAGCGTCAAGCAATCGCACGCATACTAGATGCTGCAAAAGTGGCAATCTAAAAAAAGCGCGCCTTCAAATGAGAAGGCGCTTTTTTAATGAAAAAATAATGTCCTTATTCTAAAATTTCCATAATAACGTTACAATAGATTCAGCACGATAGAAAGGAGTATTTGCATGGCGAGTTATCCAGAGAAATTTAGCTTGGTTTTGCCAGCGCTCGAAAGTAAATGCAGTGAATTTCACCATTTTCAATACGATACGTTTACAGAAACAGATCTTTGGGAGTTTTGTGTAAAGAAAAAATGGCGAAAAAAAGAAATTGAGACGATGCATCTTTACGAAATGATCAACGACATCATGGATATGACGGCTTCTGATTTTTTAGCTTATCACCAAGTAGAAGCGTTAAAAAAAGCGCGGTGGAATGATGACAGCACACTCGAGAACATCGAACATCTCCTAAGACCGTCTCCGAAAAGATGAGCCAAGTATAGCAATTAAAATCAATAGTTCCACGTCGCATTTTTCGATTTGGATACAAACGCATGATGTTGAAAATGGATAATTGTTTTTAGAAAAAAAGCGATGCAGTGTTTCCAAAAAGCGTTTATCTTAAACAATTTTCACAACTCTTAACAACATAGATTATCTTCAACTTATCAAGTCTAATTTGACAGCATTCAGCAGCTGTTTCATAATGATAGTGCTGTGTTTTTCACGACGAGGGGGAAAGTTACATATGAAAGCAAGAGGTCGCATTATTGCCTTTTTTTTACTGGTTATTGTACTGATAGGGATTATCGGTAGCACAAGTTTACCAATCGCAAAAGACATTAAATTAGGATTAGATTTGCAAGGCGGTTTTGAAGTGCTTTACGAAGTGACAGCACTTGATAAAGGTCAAGAAATTACAGAAGATGTGTTAACGGATACAACAGACGCGTTAATGAACCGAATTAACGTACTCGGTGTCAGCGAGCCCGTTATCCAAATTGAAGGAGACGACCGCATACGTGTTCAATTAGCGGGAGTCGAAGACCAAGCCTCGGCACGTGAATTATTATCGACTGAAGCAAACTTAACGTTTCGCGACGCAGAAGATAATTTATTGCTGTCGGGTAACGACTTAAAACAAGGTGGCGCAACGGGAACTTTCGATTCGAACGGGAACCCAATTGTTACGTTGGAGTTAAATGACCCAGGAAAATTTGCAGAAATTACAGAACAAGTTTCGCAAATTCCTGCACCAAACAATGTGCTCGCGATTTGGCTTGATTTTGAAGAAGGTGTAGATTCGTTTGCTGAAGAGCGTTTAAAAGCTGATCCGAAATTTGTTTCAGCGCCAAGTGTTAGTCAACGGATTTCATCTCCTTCTGTTGAAATTTCAGGATCGTTCTCAGTAGAAGAAACACAAAATCTTGCAGGTATTTTAAACGCTGGTGCTTTACCAGTAAGCCTGGAAGAAATATACTCAACTTCTGTTGGTGCTCAGTTTGGTGAACAAGCTCTCGACCAAACCATGGTGGCAGCAGCAGTGGGGATCGCGTTAGTATTGATCTTCATGTTAGTGTATTACCGTTTACCAGGTATGGTAGCAGTTGTTACTTTGTCAACGTATGTTTACTTAATCTTGCTAGTATTTGAATGGATAGGTGGCGTGTTAACGTTGCCAGGGATCGCAGCAATCATGCTCGGTGTCGGAATGGCAGTAGATGCCAACATCATCACGTATGAGCGAATTCGTGAAGAAATGCGTGTTGGCAAATCAGTCAAAGAATCGTTCAAAGTAGGCGCACGTTCTTCGTTTTCTGCTATCGTAGATGCGAATGTAACAACTTTACTGGCAGCAATCGTGTTGTTTTACTTTGGAACAAGTTCAGTTAAAGGCTTTGCAACATTATTAATCATTTCGATTCTAGTAAGTTTCTTAACAGCCGTTTGGGGCTCGCGTTTGCTGCTCGGCTTATGGGTCCATAGCGGTGCGCTTGACAACAAGCCCGGTTTGTTTGGACTAAAGAAATCTGTTATTCATTCAGCAGATGAAGGATTGGAAATTACCGATCTTTCAACACGCTTTGACCGCTTTGATTTTGCGCATCACCGCAATAAATTCTTTTTAGCTTCAATTATCTTGATTGTTTCAGGAATGGCTATTCTCGGCGTGTTCCGTTTGAATCTCGGCATCGACTTTTCTAGTGGTACACGCGTTGAAGTTGCTTCAGAAGCCGCTTTAACGAAAGAAGAAGTGCAAACGTTCTTAGACGGTGCTGGATTTGAAACGGACGATATTGTCATTTCGGGTGATGATTCCACTATCGGTGTAGCTCGTTTCAACGAGGAGTTTAGCCAAGAAGAGATCAATAGCTTGAAATCTGCTGCCAAAGAACAGTATGGGGCAGAGCCAAACGTTTCGACAGTGTCGGCTACGGTTGGTAAAGAACTGGCAAAAAATGCTTTATACGCATTATCGATTGCGGCGCTCGGCATTATTATTTATGTCGCTTTCCGATTTGAATGGCGCATGGGTGTGGCTTCTATTGTTGCGTTAATCCACGATGCGTTCTTTATCGTAGCCGCTTTTAGTTTACTGCGGCTTGAAGTAGACATCACGTTTATCGCAGCGGTACTGACCATCATCGGTTATTCGATTAATGACACCATCGTGACATTTGACCGAATTCGTGAAAATATGAGACGCCTGAAGAAAATCGACACGGTCGAACAATTGGAAAAAGTGGTCAATGTATCACTTCGTCAAACACTCGGTCGTTCGGTGAACACCGTATTAACAGTATTACTAGTCGTGATTGCGCTGTTAATCTTTGGTGCACCATCGATTACAAACTTCTCAATTGCGTTATTAATCGGTTTGATTGCCGGTACGTATTCTTCCATCTTTATTGCAGCTCAGCTATGGCTAGTGTTGAAAAAAGGAGAATTGAATAAAAAAGGACCAATCGATATCGAGAAAAAAGAACAAGAATCAAAGTGGGGTTCTGATGAGCCTGTAGTTTAAGTTTAAACAAGCAATGGAACAGGGTATAATGACAATGACCTTGTTCCATTTTTTTAATTTGAAGGAGGAATTGCAATGAAACTACAATGGCTGCTGTTAATCGGACTTATTTTCGCAGTAATTATTGCTGTATTTGCCGTTGTTAACGTGGATGATGTACCTGTCAACTATGTATTCGGTGAAGCTGAATGGCCGTTGATCTTGGTTATTTTAGCATCTGCATTGCTCGGATTTTTACTCAGCAGTGTGTTGGCCATTATGCGCAACTATCAACTGCAACGTAAAATTAAAACCTTGCAAAAAGAAATCGCAGTAAAAGAATCATTGATCGCGACACAACAAAATGAAATTGGTGCTTATCAAAAAGTAGGCATACAGCCAGAACCTCAAATTGTGACTAGTGAAAAACTGGTAGAAGAACCGGTAGACACCTCACTTGAGCAGCCAGAAGTTGAAACAAGAAAAGATGAATTCTGAAAAAACGGACCTTTCGGGTAAGACACCGAAAGGTTTTTGTCTGTGATCGTTTACTGTATAATGAATCGATGAGGAAGTGAATACAATGATTGAATCTAAAAAAAGATGGCGATTAACAACGCCAGATGAACAACTAGTTCAAGACATCCAGAAAGAACTGAATATATCATCGGTATTAGCTAAAATTTTGGTGACGCGTGGATTAACTACGACCGAATCTGCTCGAACATTTATGGAAATGGACGTAAAAGGATTTCATGATCCGTATTTGATGAAAGATATGAACATCGCGGTTGAACGAATTCGTACAGCAATCGACAAACAAGAAAACATTGTTGTCTATGGTGATTACGATGCAGACGGTGTTACGAGTACCACGGTTATGATGACCGTTCTAGAAGATTTAGGAGCCAAAGTGTCGTTTATGATTCCCAATCGCTTTAAACACGGTTATGGTCCGAATACAGAGCTTTTTCAACAGGCGTTTGATAACGGTACTAAACTCATTGTGACAGTCGATAACGGCATTTCGGGAATCGAACAAGTTGAATTTGCAAACCGTTTAGGAATGGACGTGATCATCAGTGATCACCATGACATTGGCGAACAGTTGCCGGATGCACTAGCTGTTGTTCATCCGCGTCATCCTGAAGGAAATTATCCGTTTGGTGAATTGGCGGGCGTTGGTGTAGCATTTAAAATAGCGCATGCACTTTACGAAGAACTGCCCGATCACTTGATCGAACTAACAGCCATTGGAACGGTGGCTGACTTGGTACCACTTCACGGAGAAAACCGGTTATTTGTTAAAGAAGGACTGGCAGCTTTAGTTGACTCGCCGCGTCCAGCTATTTCGGCACTGTGCGAAGTGTCGGGCATTAAACAACAAGACATTACGGAAGAAACGCTTGGCTTTATGTTTGGACCGCGTATTAATGCTATTGGCCGCTTACAAGACGCAGCTCCTGCCGTTCAGCTGTTCTTGACGGATGACTCTGTAGAAGCGCGTTCATTAGCTTCCGGACTCGATGTATTAAATAAAGAACGTCAAGCAATTGTGAAACAAATTACAGAAGAAGCGATGCAACAAGTTGAACAACGTTATCCTAACGGTGTGCCACGCGTACTCGTTGTTGCACAAGAAGGATGGAATCCTGGTGTTGTCGGGATCGTAGCATCCAAACTAACAGAAAAATTTTATCGACCATCAATTGTTTTGTCGTTAAATCCAGAAACGGGCAAAGCAAAAGGTTCTGCACGCAGCATTGATGGTTTTCACTTATATAATGAATTGGCTAAAAACCGTAACATTTTGCCTCATTTCGGAGGGCATCCAATGGCAGCGGGAATGACGCTTGAAGCGAATGAT includes these proteins:
- the yajC gene encoding preprotein translocase subunit YajC; the encoded protein is METLIALSPLLLMFLLMWFFIIRPAQKRQKATKNMQSELRRGDRIVTIGGLHGLVDAVDDATVYITVADGTRMQFERQAIARILDAAKVAI
- a CDS encoding post-transcriptional regulator, whose protein sequence is MASYPEKFSLVLPALESKCSEFHHFQYDTFTETDLWEFCVKKKWRKKEIETMHLYEMINDIMDMTASDFLAYHQVEALKKARWNDDSTLENIEHLLRPSPKR
- the secDF gene encoding protein translocase subunit SecDF; the encoded protein is MKARGRIIAFFLLVIVLIGIIGSTSLPIAKDIKLGLDLQGGFEVLYEVTALDKGQEITEDVLTDTTDALMNRINVLGVSEPVIQIEGDDRIRVQLAGVEDQASARELLSTEANLTFRDAEDNLLLSGNDLKQGGATGTFDSNGNPIVTLELNDPGKFAEITEQVSQIPAPNNVLAIWLDFEEGVDSFAEERLKADPKFVSAPSVSQRISSPSVEISGSFSVEETQNLAGILNAGALPVSLEEIYSTSVGAQFGEQALDQTMVAAAVGIALVLIFMLVYYRLPGMVAVVTLSTYVYLILLVFEWIGGVLTLPGIAAIMLGVGMAVDANIITYERIREEMRVGKSVKESFKVGARSSFSAIVDANVTTLLAAIVLFYFGTSSVKGFATLLIISILVSFLTAVWGSRLLLGLWVHSGALDNKPGLFGLKKSVIHSADEGLEITDLSTRFDRFDFAHHRNKFFLASIILIVSGMAILGVFRLNLGIDFSSGTRVEVASEAALTKEEVQTFLDGAGFETDDIVISGDDSTIGVARFNEEFSQEEINSLKSAAKEQYGAEPNVSTVSATVGKELAKNALYALSIAALGIIIYVAFRFEWRMGVASIVALIHDAFFIVAAFSLLRLEVDITFIAAVLTIIGYSINDTIVTFDRIRENMRRLKKIDTVEQLEKVVNVSLRQTLGRSVNTVLTVLLVVIALLIFGAPSITNFSIALLIGLIAGTYSSIFIAAQLWLVLKKGELNKKGPIDIEKKEQESKWGSDEPVV
- a CDS encoding LapA family protein, whose protein sequence is MKLQWLLLIGLIFAVIIAVFAVVNVDDVPVNYVFGEAEWPLILVILASALLGFLLSSVLAIMRNYQLQRKIKTLQKEIAVKESLIATQQNEIGAYQKVGIQPEPQIVTSEKLVEEPVDTSLEQPEVETRKDEF
- the recJ gene encoding single-stranded-DNA-specific exonuclease RecJ → MIESKKRWRLTTPDEQLVQDIQKELNISSVLAKILVTRGLTTTESARTFMEMDVKGFHDPYLMKDMNIAVERIRTAIDKQENIVVYGDYDADGVTSTTVMMTVLEDLGAKVSFMIPNRFKHGYGPNTELFQQAFDNGTKLIVTVDNGISGIEQVEFANRLGMDVIISDHHDIGEQLPDALAVVHPRHPEGNYPFGELAGVGVAFKIAHALYEELPDHLIELTAIGTVADLVPLHGENRLFVKEGLAALVDSPRPAISALCEVSGIKQQDITEETLGFMFGPRINAIGRLQDAAPAVQLFLTDDSVEARSLASGLDVLNKERQAIVKQITEEAMQQVEQRYPNGVPRVLVVAQEGWNPGVVGIVASKLTEKFYRPSIVLSLNPETGKAKGSARSIDGFHLYNELAKNRNILPHFGGHPMAAGMTLEANDVDELRERLIEQAANLTEEDLLPVVDIDIPLQLDEIDITAIESMRLLAPFGMGFAKPKFYLEGVHVSSIRKIGAAQNHLKMELTQHAATLDAVGFGLGSVGDELTPNVKIDVIGDLQVNEWNGRKKPQLMVEDVRTDQWQLFDIRGIRQVSRWSKLIPNEHQVFLAFKEETPALFQSFLPEKICTLDQLDNLTENVYHLVLLDLPESEEQLAEVLGKLQPKRIYAHFHAKDSQYFEQIPTREQFKWLFGFIKKRGSFDFTKNCDELAKHKGWTRESLFFMLQVFFELGFVTLNNGITEIAQSPSKQDLSEAPIYKQREQQVALEQKLLYASFKDLKEWFDAKVSAKEEEIWI